The sequence GCTAAGTACCCGTGGGTCGGGACGCTGGAAGACAAGGCGGAGGATGAGGGCAAGTCGCATCACGCGTTGACGCTGTTCATGGCTGGAGATAGCACCATGATTACTGTCGGAGGAGGGTAAGAGAGTTGCTTCTATTGTTTTTTAGCTCGCGTCAGTTGTCAAACTGACACACTACTCGACGGCTCTGAGGTCTACTTGGCTAGCTCCAGAATGATCAGCATCGGTAGCGGGTCAGTATCAATACTTTTATTTTACAGCTTGCATCCCGTTCGGGCTAAAGTATCCTTGGGTTGGAACGCTGGAAGACAAGGCGGAGGATGAAGGAAAATCGCATTACGCGTCGACGCTGTTCATGGCTGGGTGGATATGATCACCGTCGGAGGAGGGTAAGAGACAATGTTGCTTCGACATGTTTTAGCTAGCAAACGGAATAACACACTGCTGGACGGGACTGAGGTCTACTTGGCTGGCTCCAGAATGATCACCATCGGTGGCGGGTCAGTATCAACATCTTTCTTTTACAGCTTGCACCCCGTCCGGGCTAAGTATCCTTGGGTCGGGACGCTGGCAGACAACGCGGAGGATGAGGGTAAGTCTCATCACGCGTTGACACTCTTCATGGCTGGAGTTAGCACCACGATCACTGTCGGAGGACTTGTCCAACTGATACAGATTGTATTCCGTCTGAGCTAGGTACGCTTGGGACGCTAGAAGATAAAACAGAAGATGAGAGTGAATCGCATCACATCAGCGCGGAGAAAGTTATCGTAGGTATTGTTCAAGACAATTCGCTCCTACATTTTGACGTGTACAGTCGACTataaagagatgtatccactgtACGTTACTGAACTTTTACATTAATTGAACTTTTTGACCGCCACGGTAAACACAACTTTAAACAATACTACATAATTCGAGTACTCTATATTAATTAGGTGAGGAAAGGTCAAACTCCGGTGCAGTACTTCGACtacattcttaaatttatttatgaCACAGGACTAGCTTCCTCCTCGAGTAGACTTCATTTCACTACTGCTATCTGCCATAAGCATAACGTGTAATAACTTATGCATCACAGGTCGTTGTGATGGgagtacgctcttttcttaaaGGTTCGAAGGTGTTGAACTACTTTGCGGTGACAGAACATTCTACAGCTAAATAGATGACACGAGTAGAAGGGGTCAAAAAGTTCCCAACACATGACTCCCAATGTTAACGTTTCTCTCGACCTTGCAGAGACGGTCAGGCGATCTGGATGGACGAGAACATCCGGTTCGGCAAGACGGACCGCTGCTCCACCTTCAACAACCCGCCGCTCTGCCCCTCCGGCGACTTCGAGATCCGCGTGCTCGAGGTCTACGGCTTCTCCGGCGCCTAGGCGAATCTCCGCACCCGACCTGTGACGTCACAACACCGACTGCAAGTCTTGTCTACATGATGGAAACTTCCGTCTCAGGTTCTCACACCTACCGATGCGGAATCGATAACAGCTGATAGAAAAACATCCATGTTTACGCAAAAAGAACTTCGCTTCTATTATGTAGACATAAAggttatttctgtttaatattgaCATTCATTACAAACTTTTCTACTAATACTCCTGCACAGAATGGAGTTGCGGAGCGGTTGAACcgaaaaaaaatcacgaaaacgAATCAGATGTTACAAAAATTCCCATACTCCAATACGAAATGGTGTTGTAGATCGGTTGAATCGAACATTGTTTTCATACAGAAAGCTGACGTCACAGCAAAGGGTGGCCCGATTTGTGTATTGTCGTACCCCGAGTGTGATATAAATGTTGTGATCGTGTCACAAGGTGCGCATGCCTGCAGGCGGCGACTGACTACATAGCGATATATATACATCTACATACAGCTACAGACCCACGCAGAAGCTTGCTATACGAAAATATTTGTCACAAATTGGTCAATCTTGCTAATCCTTAATTAGATTTAGCAATTTGGATGTTTAAGACTGTTCGGAATAAACCAAAATTCGTAAAGTAAACTTCTGCGTGAGTATAGTAGCATTagaattatttagaaaaagCAATTCTTACCTTACAATCTTATTCAAGATCGTATTGCGTTCTGTTCAATTTCAAATTGTCATTTTTGTTGCGATCGCAACCACACGGATAACATACGAGTTTGCTTAAGATTAGATCGACTAAATCGCTATGTAACCGGTAAGCCGTCTCTTGCCGTAAATAGACTGTGTATTAGCTGTATTACTATATTTATTCACGTGTAATCTCCCGTACCCCCTAGCCTCACACGCACTAAGACAAGTGTAGGTTAACAGATCCGTTCAACACAACGAAAGGGGCAATTAGGTTGTTACGATATTTACTCGCGTAGAGTGTGTAAGTACAAAAATGTGTTACGTAACTATTGGATTAAATACGCTTAAAGAAAGCAATATGTATGATGGCCTAGGCGGCGGAGGTGAGGATATTCCGGGCGTGCGAGGCCGTGCCATCATAAAGGTCACAACTATATCGTTCGCGTACTTTTAAGTGttatatgtaaaatatttagttttattacGGTGTTATAATGGaatatatttaaagaaatactCTTGCCTTTTTACTAAATGGCGTTGTAAAGATGTTTCTTTAACTAATTAATTATTAGGTACTCGATAAAATCTATAAATTGATGGCACGTTCTTCGTCTTGACATATAAGGGTTCatccaaaaataaattgtttgttgttttaataaatttgaaatataacAGTGTTCTTTATGGATGGCCCCAAGTTTGCCCGGAACATCCACGCCTGCTTCAATTATATGTGCATAAAAGTTCTGGAATTTATTTAAAAGGCAGCTTACGACGGCTGGCAGTTAGAATTACCTACTTCTGTATTAAAGTAAGAAATATTAATAAGAAGGACGTACCATGCACGCCAGATGTCATAAGACTGGCTTTGAATGGTCAAAAATACAGACAATAGACTCCATGCTTGTAAGGCTTGATACGCGGACAGAGCAACTTTGTCTTATACATCGTCAGTTTTTAATATTGGaactatattatttttcaaatatGGTCCAATTTACTAGCGATATATAAGCAAAGTTCCTCTAATCCTAATTTATAAACATGTCTCATATACTCAAAACTGTCACCATATCCTTGCTCACAAAAATGTACCAAAGAAATTTAAAGTAGAGAAATTTGTAGGTATCGCTACGCACGGTTTTGAACTTCTTACAACAGTTGTCGGTGTTGTATGTGTACCTAAAGTTACGAGTGAGACGCGGTGTGtagtattattttacatttgacGGTTATGTGCCAAAAAAGGACCATTCGACTTTATACGTCTGGCAATTTGGTATAAATGTATTGATTCGCGATTTTTGACACCATTTTAATTGCAGATTTTCTATGATACGACTTATGTATGTTTCATTCTCGTATTTACTATAGGTGTTAGTGAGATGCAGAAATGGTGTTTCAAATCGCGAACCGAGAACCGCCTTCCATCtcatcaatcattttcttaTCTAATATTAATGTATGTGACGAAGCTATAGTGGATTCGATAACTTGACAGTTTTTAGCGTTTTAAAAAATGAACGAAGTAATTTTAATGTGCGATTTTTTATATATGTTGAATGCGAACGTAGCGTTAGTCGGACATCACAAACATACATATCCCTGGAGTACAACGGGATAGCATATCACCGGCGGCTTGCCATCACTCGGCAATCCGTGATGACCTGATGACCATCAGAATGTTCATCATGATTTGCAAAGTGAGCTTCCATTATTGGCTAAGTTATATATTCTCACCTAGTACTATTTTAAAACTGACCGTCTAAATACTCTCAAAATCGGTTTTGAAATAGTAACTCCTTCGAGCCGATCCGGAGGTACTACAAACATGATTATCAAAAGCCTAAGACTCGTTTTAAATTCAgattatttatgtaatttattgATTAGGTAACAATGGTTTATATAATGTTAATAGCGCCCCCGCGGGCCGCTACGGGCCTCTCGCGAACAAGTGCGTACGGTCAGCATATACACCGTACATATACATAGACCGTTGAAGTCTCAAGTTGACCGTATGCCGACCGTACGCACGGGTCCGCTCGGGGCCATAAAGTTATGTCGGTAACTTTGATATATTCGCTCAGTTGTTTTGAGTACACGCGCGCGTCCCACCACACCGCAAGAGGCACttcattataaattataaaagctaaaaatatatgttaagagAGGCTTCGATTACCGTAAATTAATGAACATTTTTAATGTAAGTTATACGCCGCGGCTCAGACTATGGGTGCGTTCAACGTTCAATATGATTTGCGCATATGCTGTGGGGTACGCGTGCCCGGTGAAGTGGTGGGCCTGCTCGGTGTGGAGCGCGCGGGAGTGAGGTCGTGCACGTGGCGTCGCGCGCGGGGGCGCCGCGGGCGATATTACGTTCTGTTGCGGGCGCGCCGCGCACCCGTCTCTCCACACGCAGATTCAGTTAGTTACGTGTGAGAGAGACGGGTGCATCGATAAAGAATGCTCGGACTATCCCCGAATGTGGTCTAAATATTGGACTAAATAAATTCAATCGTAGACGATACGCGGTTGAATTCATTTGAGACGATGTTCAGTAGTCGCTATGATTgatttacgttaatgtgtagATATAAGGTGCGGCGCGTCCCGAGTTGTCGTTGATCAGTGTAAAGTCTAGTCTTTATCCTGTTTTTATCTCTAACGATATAATCTAAATATTTACgaattgatatttaaatttttgtgcGATTTCGCCCGACGGGCGCGTAGGACGTGTTagtttataaatacatataatgtaAAGTATACTGTTATTAATATTTGTTCTCCTTTTCAGTATTGTGGTGTGTGTTGTGAGCATATCGAGCGCGTGCTTGTTTTGTTACGTTACTGTACTGTTACATTCGATAGTCTAGCCGACGGGCGAAACTTGTTTAATGGTAATGTAAATGTTGCTTTATGATGTCTACAAAATATATAATCCCATATACAACTAtcgttttactttttttttcatcgaACCTATTTACATTGAAACATAAAATAGGTATAGGAGAAAATATAaggacggtcaagcaaattttctatgggacgataaaccttTGCCCCTAAATTTTTCAGCCGCCTTTTTAGTGCCATTTGCTTCGtaaataaaacgaaactgaAAAAAATGCTTCGATTGCGAAATTTTCtttttatgtcaaaaatttgACAGTTATCTACGAAGAAAGTGGCGCCCTCTTATTTTCATAACTATTTCACGTCGCATTGTATACGCCATGAACTCTTTAACTTAAGCACACAGATTATTAATTGCTACCTAGCTATAGTAGCTATGGTCAAAGATAACTCGTTTCAAGTAAGAGAGTGCGCATGAACTGTAGGATGCAGCAcagtacagtctgaccaaaaagaatagaaattaaaaagtggcaacacgTGTCATCCTtttcaaatcaatatatctATGTATcataatatataggtaatagGTCTTTCTGTAATCTAAGAACTTAAACACTTTTATATGTGACTGACAGGATACAGACTGTGGCGTGcctaaatatatgaaaaaaaatatctgtgggaaaccggacgacactacgatgttgccactttttaaccgacttttaATATCTACTCTTTGGTCAGGCTGTAGTCACCATCAGAGACATATATCTAAGCGGCGGGCGCGCTAAAATATCTAAACTCGCCTCGACAACAGAGGCGTgttcacatatttatgaacaccTTGACCATGTTTATTGGCAAAGTTTAAATGTAAAGTTTCCAATGGAACCCACAAGATGGCAGCACCTACAATGTACAAGAAAAACGTTAGTAAGGCCAGAGCACTTGCCTTTTTCTCAAATGTTCTACGGTTTATGTTTTCGATTCAGGCTACAAGACTTAAGACAGGTTTTACCAATGATGTTGGCATGAGATAAAATACTGATGTATTTGGTGCCTAGATAGAGGTAAGTCCTTCAGGTTTGTATTGAACAATGTGTTCAAAATTACTTTACTTTCCTGTATTTTTAAAAATGGCACCATGTGAAAAAAACATGCATCACCAGGAGACCTCAGAAGCTGCACGAGACCAAGGATAATatatataggactagcttttgccgtgaaagagacaaaaagtagcctatgtcactctccatcccttcaactatctccacgttttgccgtgaaggacggacaaacaaacagacacacacactttcccttttataatattagtatggatttacagtctccatactaagaatcgtacctcatttttttagcgccacctattaaatactatcataactacactgatgaggcctacaattttttttttttcaaaatgtgtattgacgtgatatcgtgatattataataaagaagcatgtcatttgttcttataaaaaataaaaacacgcaaaaatatttcgggaaaatatgatttggccacttccaggctgtgaaacagcgccatctagttttacatgtcaggggtacgctttgttgtatgggctttgtctgtccagTATTATATGTCCTTGACGAGACTTAGCCTTTTTCACAGAAGCCACAGAGGCGATGCATTACTCaaaagtagagatgggccgaatattcggtaaatattcggtaagttttcggccgaataattcggttgcattgccgaatatacaaagtaaataactaatgaagatcttacgtattccattggaatAAAAAGAGCTAATTACCTATgcatcaaaatataaatataattgttttgtaaaaaagttaaataaccgtagtttaagagttgagaagagtacagggttgttttaactaagttttagttatccacctaatcataaaaacatagttgtagtgacataattatgtaaccattatcaatcatttgatagttttaatgaacatcccctttaaaaatatggcgtaaccgaatgttcggttcggtaagatctgaaccgaatgttgttcgtattcggcccgTCTCTACTCAAAAGCAAGAGGTGAAGTGTTGAACTATCGTAAAAGGACTGCAAATATAGTTCAGAAACTTTTGATTTACTAGATTTATGTCCTCATTTCATAAATCTGTTAACTACAAAAAAACAATACCAAGTTCCACCAGTCCAACAACAATGTGAATTTCTTTAGCCTGTTATACAGTTTAACATTACTAAGTAGGCAGGGTAAGATTTCAAAGAAAAAATCAAGTGAAAGGTACAATGAAAATTTATTATGAGTCTACATTCTCCTTTAACCTGGTTCTATAGTTTTCTGTCCTTTTACTGACTTCAGCTTTAACCTCCTTGTCTTTCACTCCCCCCACTATCCTCTCGTACTCCTCACCAATGTCATCCAGGATCTTGTGCAACTCCTCTTCAGTACAAGTCTTCAAATATACACAAATAAGAGTGCTCAGTGGGTTCACAATGTTTCTCGTGTATGCAGTCAACTCTTCTCTATCATCTTGTTCAAAAGTGTTACCATTTTTAGTGTTTTTTAATATCAAACTCACTGCCTTCCACATTCTGTGGCACGGCTTGAAGTATTTACTGGGGTCACAAGTGATTTTCAAAACATTGACTATAGTAATGCTAGAGTCAAGTATATCTATTACATCAGAGTCTATTTCCTTCAGATTTATCAACTTTCTCTCATAGTAGCATAAAGCTTGGTGAATCATGTTAGCAACATCTTCAGCGCATTCTATGTAAATGTCCTGTGACTTGTCGAAGCCTACCAAATTTAGTACAATTTGAAATGTGATGACGAGCACTCTTTCGAGTTCATCTTGCTCACAGGAATCCTTCTGATTCACAATAATCTCGGTGAAACCTGCTACCAAGGACTCGATAGCTTCCTTCTTCAAGAAGTTTGTAAAGAAAAGCAATCTGGTTTTTTCTGTGTTACAATATGAGCACAGTGTATTGAAATTCTCTATTGCTGTCACAAGCAATTCTTTACTTGAAGAATtctttaaaatgaaataaagagTACTTGCATAGTCTGTCTTTTGGAAAAGATCCATCAAAGTAGTGACGTGAGCGTCGGGAGCGAGGAACAAACTGGAGTTTACAAGTCGCAGCACTTGTATCAAAACCAGACTGTCATCACTCTTCATGTAATCAAGAAGTAACTCCAAAAACTTCTCCATTTTCATCAGATCTGAGACGACGTTCCTATGGCATGATAAATTTCCTATAATACCGACAATTATCTCAATAAAACGCGGAGATTCTATAACGGGTAAAGCGAAATAGAAGAGTTTTAAGATGTCATGTTTTTCAAGGAATAAAACCACATCCCGCTCAGCAGTCATATCCCACAACGTGCAAAGATCGTCTTCGAAGGATTTTTCCTTGATTTCTTCTTTTAAAGTATCCAAATTTGCTAATTTTAGTAGGATTTTCAAAACAAATCGCTCACTGTAAGCAGTATCACCAATAACGTCTCCCGCGACGAGTTGTTCACTACTCTCCGGCTCCGCTTTTTCTTCTTCATCTTTGGGTGCGTCTTCAGGCTTCATTTTATTACACTACAATAACTGTCTGCGATAATTTCAAAGGTTTGTTTAGGTTCTTTTGTTCTACCTTCAGTTCATTGCACCATAGCTGAACAAGAAGACGAGAACGACGCCACTgtaactgtcaatgtcaaactgACACTcctgatgatttttttttttctttcgtccTTCTGGACAGGCTAGGACCATAGGCCATACCGCCTCGTCTTGAGTGCACTGCAAACACAAATagtgtaagtgcgatagggacgcccTGCTATTttatctatcgcgcgaccatgcttcccgtgttgATGATCTGACATACTAAAAGTGCGTTCCATTATAATAATTTAacgaaaaaacattttttgtttaatacATGTTACATACatatcatacaatcacgcctgtttcccagaggggtaggcagagatcacggatttccgtttactacgatcctgacaaatcactttcgcttcacacactttcataacgttacgtttctcatacacgctcgtcggtttttgtatattttgtattcataaagtataattattgttttagatTTAATTGCAAATCTTGAAAAATTTTGCGaaggtttatcgtcccatagaaaatgtTAATTTCGTGCCTTTTTTAgcgacaagatttgcttgaccgtctacgtCTATGGGATAAAACTAGCCCTTTCTTTTGTGTAAGTTATTTTAAACCCTACTTATTTGATCCATTGCATTGCATTATTAAAATTGTGAGCCAGCAGAACAGTTTTACAAACTGTCGACGACGATGTCGGCTGTCGGCTACTGCGCAGCTGCGCTTACAACAGAATCAAATCAACCGTAGGACACGGTgggtcaataaaaaaaaaccggccaagtgcgagttctactcgcgttgtaagggttacgcacactacaagaagggcttaagcgcctcctttttagtaggaacttaagtaatttttgcgaataatcaatattttgaacaaaacgaaacagaaatgagtttaatgtgtaatattcaaacgcgctcaaacaatctcaagagatttggtaactccttgcagcggcagtaagtgaaattcgtaatttgagttttttttcttttacgtccgacttacgctttactgtagatttctaataggttttcctgtaatctatagattgaaaactatctcgtgtattttttgaaaattttacgcatagtagtttcggagataagggggggggatggtcattttttgcctattttcttaaataacttgaaaattaccttactaaaaattattataaaaatatttttgaaatacttataaaaacctctttcatttgatatgtaacaaaatatagttctagaaactttgatttttaattttcacttttaccccccaaaagtgaccaatataattaaattttcttaattttaattacatgttCGTCTTTGGATCACAGGTGTACATAtgcatgccaaatttcaagttaatcggttcagtattttcggagaaaattggctgtgacgacggacagacagacacacgagtgatcctacaagggttccgttttttctttttgaggtacggaaccctaaaaatgtaggcAGCttgaaaaaaaatagaaattaaaaagtggcaacaacGTAGTACCGTTCCTTTCAAATCAACTTGTAAGAAGACGGGAAAACACTACAACTTCAATGTATAGTAGAACccggttaaaacgatcacgtttaatacgatttcccgcattatacgccattttacgccggtccctacaatttgagacttgttttcagacattttttcacggttaatacgactcgcgtccccgcttaatacaccatctaaaaccactcaccttgcattactttacaataggaggttctctgtgctacCTACATACACTTCGCTCATTATCACTGCTGCGGTGTGGAGTGTCGGTTCTTTAATAATTCTTAATTATTTGTCCCATCTTTGGTTCAgtgatgtcaaaaataagaagaaaaacaTTAATGCTCTAAGAAAAAgtaaccatattaaaagtttacgatGAATAATCACAATTTTGtctcgtttaatacgatttcccgtataatacgcttttttggctgggtcccctcagaatcgttttaagcgggttctactgtaGCTACTTTTCAATTTCTACGTACATATCTACTCTATTTTGCCAGGAATACTACCTTTTACCTTACGACTACCGTGTTAGCAACCTACTGAGCTTGCTTTCACGAGTAAGATAAGGGGAAATAGGTTTAATTAAATActttaaattaacaaaatatacGACTAGCcaacaaatcaaattaatttattgaatattttttgatttgttcttttttcaagtagtcacactactatatataaattataaattgaaatagatatcatacacgaaaaataaaacgacaaggcccactggtggcttagccgcgtaagctgaagacccgggttcgattcccggctcggccaccagtgggccttgtcgttttttctttcgtgtctgatatctatttcaatttaacaAAATATGTTAAATTTATGGGTTTCAAGCACTGGAAATAAATACCAAACATTGtttcaataatttattaaaattcaccaataataattataatacaccaagaaaataacattaaaaatacgcaataatattataaatcatttcacaaaataaataattttatcacACAAAGTAAGGATAGAAGTTGgattatataaatcatttaattaattGTAAGTGCAAGTCAAAACAACACTTATTGTGACTTGATTGTTATCGTAGTCTGTATAAGGGGCAACCCACatacaggcgacgcacgtcgtaagacgctgAAGGgacgcccgcgccgcgccgcccgagtgtaatttaaaacaCGTCTCCATGTACTGAACATtgtgtatagga is a genomic window of Leguminivora glycinivorella isolate SPB_JAAS2020 chromosome 6, LegGlyc_1.1, whole genome shotgun sequence containing:
- the LOC125226823 gene encoding uncharacterized protein LOC125226823, which gives rise to MKPEDAPKDEEEKAEPESSEQLVAGDVIGDTAYSERFVLKILLKLANLDTLKEEIKEKSFEDDLCTLWDMTAERDVVLFLEKHDILKLFYFALPVIESPRFIEIIVGIIGNLSCHRNVVSDLMKMEKFLELLLDYMKSDDSLVLIQVLRLVNSSLFLAPDAHVTTLMDLFQKTDYASTLYFILKNSSSKELLVTAIENFNTLCSYCNTEKTRLLFFTNFLKKEAIESLVAGFTEIIVNQKDSCEQDELERVLVITFQIVLNLVGFDKSQDIYIECAEDVANMIHQALCYYERKLINLKEIDSDVIDILDSSITIVNVLKITCDPSKYFKPCHRMWKAVSLILKNTKNGNTFEQDDREELTAYTRNIVNPLSTLICVYLKTCTEEELHKILDDIGEEYERIVGGVKDKEVKAEVSKRTENYRTRLKENVDS